From the Nostoc sp. PCC 7107 genome, the window GTGAAAGTTTAGCGATCGCTAGTGAAGGTAGTTTTGTCCCTCATCCACTTGTACCATATATTTACTCTAATCGAGAAATTGTTATTTTATTAGATAAACAAAACGAAATAGAAATTATTGGCGAGGAATTTTCTATCGAAACTAACTTCAATCATCAGGTTGTTGAAAATCTCCCTGAAGCCTACGATTTTGCTAAAAAAGTGGGATTTCCTGAACATGGTCTTGTTATTTCCTGGAAAGATTCTGCTAAAAATAGCATTGAGATAATTAAAGGAATTACAACAGAAGTAAAACTACGAGAAACTATCCAAACAGCATTGAATAATTCTGTAGATGGTAAAATTGGCTTAGAAACAGATATGCGGGCGCTTTATAATCCAACTCGGATGAAGAATATTGCCAAAGCCACCTTAGATTTATTAACTAAAATTAAAAGCCTATGTCCACAATGTTCTGCACCTGGTTTTGCTATAACTGAGAAAATTGCAGGTTTATCTTGTGAAATGTGTTCTATGCCCACTAGTTTGACACTTTCAGTCATTTATCATTGTCAAAAATGTGGTTTTAAACAAGAAAAACTATTTCCTCATGGTAGAGAATTTGCTGATCCGGCACAATGTATGTATTGTAACCCTTAGTAATCTGGTTTGATTTTGAGTAGGGAGTAGAAAAGAGTATGATTTTGCTAACTCTGTAACCTCTAACCTTCTATTAAAAAAATCTCTCGCCACTAAATAGCAACGAGAGGATTCAAATTTATAGTTCGTCAGGTGATTGGAATAGTATCTTATTTAGTACTTATTTCGGTTATATTTATTCTTCCATTAGATAGAGAAATAATCTAGCTAATTCCTGATGTATGTATATACTAATACTGCAAGAAAATACATAATAAATTTAGAATTAAAATCTGAAAGTTAGTTTATAGTACATTCTATAAATTAGCTGAATAACAATATCTACTCTTTGAACATTACGTAATTCAACTCATTAGATAAGATGATCAGGTATTGAAAAAGCCCTACTGCTTTTCAAAAGCAAAAGGGCAGACGGTATGATGTGAGAAGCAAACTATTGGTTTACTGAAATATAAGTTAGCAAGGAAATGTGACAGTATTATCACATTTATATGAAAATTATGCGATCGCAAATAATTCTAGCTGCGGGCAAAAAATACCGCTGCCAAGACAATTAACCCCAAAAGCGCTAAAGGAACCCAAAGATTAGGCACATCAGACAAACTCATCACACAGTACTTTTACCATTCCGATCAGGGATAATTCCATTTATACAGCAAGCAGCCTGCATGGATAACGCACAATGACATCACAAGAAACAGTCATTTGGCTACAAGAACATACAACTTTAGGAATTCTCTCATCAGCGGCGTTGAATGCGATCGCCCAAGTTTTAGAAGCACGAGTCATATCACAAGGCAGTAATCTGGTTAGCGCAGGTATTCCCCCAGAAGGGCTTTACATCCTTAAAGACGGTCAAATTGAAAGCGATATCAGTAATAAAAGTAACTTCGCCCTCGCTTGTGGTTTTCTTCCAGGGGCAGTAATTAACCTGAAAGAACTGCTGTTAGATGAATTAACTCCATCTACAATTGTTGCGCTCACAGAATGCCAAATATGGGTTATCCCAGCTAGTGAATTTCGCACCTTAGCCAGCCAATACCCAGAAATTACCCAAGCCTTATCTCGCTCTTTAGCCCAAGAATTAGCCGAAGTCACATCAGCTTTAACTTACGAACAAGAACGTTCTGTGGCTTTGCGTCCCTATTTAGTGACTAAAGCGCAACGAGGTATTGTGGGTACGAGTCGCTATGCGGTACGTTTACGCGAACAAATACGAGAAGCCGCATCTGACCGCAAATCAGTAGAAATCTTCGGCGAACCAGGCTTAGAAAAGGATAATATCGCCGCCCTCATTCACTACGGTTCCCCGAAACGTCGGGAACCGATTATTAAAATCAATTGTGGCATTCTCCAAACTAGCGGTATAGACTTATTTGGTCGTGCAGGCGGCAAATCAGGCCTGTTGGAATGGTTAGGAGAAGGCACTTTAGTACTCAACAACATCCAAGAATTGCCCCCCGAATTATTACCAGCAATGGTGCAGTTAATCAAAACAGGCACTTATAACCCTGTAACTCGTACTGGCGAACCAACCGCCGCACCCCGTTCCAGTCAAGCCCGGATTTTGATTATTTCGGAAAAAACTCAATCTAAAATTGAACGTTGCGTTGGACGGGTGATTAAAGTGCCACCAGTGCGCGTGCGAAAAAC encodes:
- a CDS encoding DUF6671 family protein, translating into MQIQQLFSKRVGVIATMHHKEKVIAPLLEQELGIKTIVPPNFNTDAFGTFTRDVKRAGTQLTAAKLKAETALNLTGESLAIASEGSFVPHPLVPYIYSNREIVILLDKQNEIEIIGEEFSIETNFNHQVVENLPEAYDFAKKVGFPEHGLVISWKDSAKNSIEIIKGITTEVKLRETIQTALNNSVDGKIGLETDMRALYNPTRMKNIAKATLDLLTKIKSLCPQCSAPGFAITEKIAGLSCEMCSMPTSLTLSVIYHCQKCGFKQEKLFPHGREFADPAQCMYCNP